The Humulus lupulus chromosome 7, drHumLupu1.1, whole genome shotgun sequence region taaagaaagCATAAGTTTCCTAacgaaaataagatgaagagaagatctaaaccatcgagatagaaacttaccaaaaaatttatgtttcaaagaaattgaacaaccaaaagtcactatcacaagttaggatttgaagaaaaatgaaagaataatagaaactatagtgaactaaacctaaagataaagaataccttggatagcttaaaacctcaatctatacctcgaacaccgaaatcacacaaaacttacttcccaagtgtttataatatctttagatttgaaagctttaactcccaaaaccctagtgtttctctctagaatgaacttagcagcttggaggctctgaactgtgcttgaatgatgaatagaatggctgagtgaagggtcctatttatagagttcaaggagtgaaactaactcctttaagatgaataaataaatgattaaaaatgaataaatttgaattatatgttcaacagatgcccagaactcggtcaaaaacattcaggaacaagtcaaggttgttgagggctgtttctagtttAGAATTCTACGAAATTTCAAAAATTGGtcattggagccgatatatcgcctagggtaggcgatatattgcccctaccaTGATCCTGAGGGTCCGTGGTTTCattcgtgtgaagtcgacgtgttttctataCCAATTTtaagcgatatatcggcccttataactgcgatatatcagcatacaccgatatttcaaacacgtttttgaacattttaggataatttgaaattgattaaaactactttgactaagtaaaatgtgatcctaacagataatggaaggttctagagcttctagatctttcttttaattaaactattcatcaaaaatacttaattccttaataaatatatatgtgacaagtgtcacgctcttaattattctatctacaccttaggttaaaataaataatattcttaggactatattcataAATCAatccttatgataaaattaatatttctaaaccataggttaaacttataaatccataactatttctacgagtttccaattAAACCCcgactttgaccaatatccacgaaaactaaaattctacagctactactactactactattgctactatctagctaagtaaattttCAGGACGCTACATGACAACctaaaacaaactaaaaatgaaaaaaaaaactacataaaaACAAtgcatcataaaaaaaaatttaaaaaaaaatcagtacAGTTTCAGTTTTCccattcccccacacttaaacagtacattgtcctcaatgaaaaataaaagaaaagttaaagaaaaagaaaaattcccTCAATCGAAGTAGTTGCTCACTCATCAGGCATATCAACCTGATCATCTTCAACTTCCTCATCATTCTCCTCATCTTGCATCATGGGAATAGGTGGTGGACATGGCTGAAACCACTGTGGTGTAGATGGATAGAACGCCATCTCCATACCAAGGTGCATGGAATTCATCCTGAAACAAACATCCTGATAGCTGACCCACTCAATCATGCGCTGTTGGTGTGCTTGGAATTCAGTACAGTGAGCATGCAGCTCTTGAGAGGTATTGTACAGAGATTCCTCCACAGGTGTCATACGGTCCACCAATGCCATATTTTTGGTTGATGGCAGTGGCCTAGCCTGAGTTTGAGAAGATGAGCTCGCCCCAACAGTGTCAGTGACCTTGAAGCGAGTGATGGATGATCTATTCAGTATATGCATAGGCTGCAACAAAGGCTCAGAAGGAACCCATTTAACACCAGCTTGACCACACATAGCGGTAATGAGATGAGGATGATAGAACCCCTTAGAGACATGTCTGAAATTCTTCTGAATGGATGAATTGATTATGCGCCCCACATTAATTGCTTTACCCTTCAAAATGGCATATAGAAGTATGACATTATCCACATTCACATCACTGACATGTTTAGTTGGAAAGAACTTCGCATTGATAAACTTATGCCATGCTTTTTCAATAACTCCCATCGCCTCTCGCTTAAACTTAATAGGATGACCTGTTTCAGTTAAGATCCATTGAGTGTTCGGTTTGCACGGAAATTGGATGATCTCATAGAAGTCGGGATTATCCACTATTTGTCTATACTCATCATTTTCTATTCTAGGAAGCCCATAAAATTGATTTATTGTCGCACTTGAAAACTTCACATTGACCCCTCTCACTGTAGCCATAACCGTGACTTGAGAAATTTCATTGGCATAAAACTCTCGTACTATAGGGATTACTACAACATCAGGTTGAGAACAAAATTTCTTCCAATTTATTTTCTCAATCTACTCCACAGTGGATGGTTACCCATGACGAACTTCCATATCAAACCCATTCTCTTCAATCATTGTTTTCTGCTTTACTACTGCATCTTGATAGCGTTTAAATTCCTCATCGGAAATAAATGTGTTGGCATCAAATTGAACCCTGGATGAGGAAGCATCTTTGGTATCCTTTCTAAATCTCTTTGGTGCCATTCTTCACTTCAAAACTCAGTAACAAGCTTCCTTTAACAAAACTAATCAAGCACTAAGAGAACAATTCAAGAGACCCCAAAAATATCAATTCAAACTCCTATAACTACACCAACCAAGTATCATCTAAGCAATTAAATTCTTCCTCTTCAAAAATATTCAACCAATTCCCCTTAAAACTCAATCACACTTCTCTTAGAActtttatcaaacacttagcagGCATAAGCTAATCCAAGAGTTAAAAATATTGTTCTAGTAATCCAATATCTTCAAAATTTAGATTATCACTGATACAACAACATAAACACTCATACCAAACCAATGATCACAATAGATAAGTAGTTCATCCACCAAAaatcataaaatccaaaatgCCCAATTTCTTATTCTTCAATACTCAAAACCCACAAATCAAATAATGAAGAGAAACTACTTACTTGTAATTGACAATAGAAAGTCGTGGAAGCTTGATTGTTCCAATGAATGACTTTGAAACTACTTGGAGATCATCAATTGTCAAATTTGGAATTATTGGGTTTTAGGTTTTGAAATGGGATATGTTACAGATGATGGGAGTTTTGGTAAGAATAGGTGAGAAATGGTAGAAAATGAAGATTGAGGATTGTAATTGTGATGGTTTTGGGGAAGAATTTGAGTGAAAATGGGTTTGAAATGATGAAATTTGGTGAAAATGGGAGAGTATTTTCAATTTGGGAGCCTTTGTTTTTGCGGGAGGAGGAAAAAAAGGcttgggttttttttttaaaaaaaaaattgactgaaATCGCTTAGTGGCTGCGACCTGGGGTTATTGGTGGCCACAACCACTACTCTCTGTTCTCCAGGTCGCGACCCGGAATAGGgctggccgtggccacaggcccTCTGgccccaatttttttttcatgattttcacggttctaaaataaataaataaaatattaaaactaagttcaaaaataaaaaaattcatgaaaaaataaattaaactaaaatatattaaaactaaaataaagtaCATAAACTTTGGCTAAGTTTAACGTCGCTAGCTCGACATAAAAAATTTTCATACCTCATCAACATATTATGGATCGAAGAGGTGAAATACAGTAGCTTGTTCCTCCTCGAAAGACTCATAATAAGGCTTCAATCGTTGACCATTAACCTTGAGTATTTTTCCTGTTGATGGCCTTGTAATTTCTACCGCTCCATGAGGATAATGGTGTACCACTATGAAAGGTCCAACCCATCAGGATTTCAACTTACCTGGAAAGAGTTTAAGACAAGAATGATATAATAATACTTTCTGTCCTGCATCAAACATTTTCCGAATAATTCTATTTTGATCATGAAAGGCCTTGGTCTTTTCTTTGTAAATCTTAGAACTCTCATAAACATCATTACAGATTTCCTCCAGCTCTTGTAATTGCATCATTCTTTGTTGGCCTGCATTATCCATCTCCATCTTACACTTTTTCACAGCCCACCAAGCTTTATGCTCTAATTCAACTGGTAAATGGCAAGGCTTTCCATACACCAACCGATACGGCGACATACCAAGCAGTGTTTTGTATGTCGTACGATATGCCCATAAAGCATCAACTAGTCTTACACTTCAATCCTTCCTATTTGAATTCACCGTCTTTTCAAGAATAGACTTGACTTCTCTATTCGATacctcgacttggccattttcttgtggatggtaGGTAGTGATTACTTTATGAGTCACTTGATAGCGCCAAAATAAAGCTTCAATATTTTTATTGCATAAATGAGTACCTCGGTCACTAATTATTGCCCTTGGAGTACCAAATCTCACAAAGATATTCGATCTAATGAACTCAACCATTGTTTTAGAATTATCCACTTTAGTTTCttttgcttccacccacttagacaCATAATCCACCACTAAAAGAATATACTCAAAACCGAATGACGATGGAAATGCTCCCATAAAATCAATTCCCATACATCAAAAATCTCGATAATAAGTATGGAAGTTTGGGGCATTTGATCCCTAGCAGTCATATTACCAACTCGTTGACAATGGTCACACGCCTTCCAGTATGCATATGAATCTTTAAAGattgtaggccaataaaaaccatgGTCAAGTACTTTATGGGTTGTTCTTTTTGGTCCAAAATGACCTCCACAAGCATGAGAATGCGAGAAAGCAAGGATAGATTGAAATTCAGAATCGGGAACACACCTTCGAATGACTTGATAAGCGCAATGTTTCCATAAATGAGGCTCATCCCAAATGTAGAACTTAGCATCATGCTTAATCTTGTTCTTTTGAGCTTGTGTAAGGTCTCTTGGTAACTCTTTGGTGGCCAAATAGTTAACAATATTAGCAAACCATGGAATAACTTCTTTAGGAGCTAGGAGTTTTTTGTCAGGAAATTTTTCATTCAATTGCCAGGTATCTCCATCCCGAATAAGTCTACTTAAATGATCACCCACCAAGTTTTTTGaccctctcttatcttttatttcaAGATCA contains the following coding sequences:
- the LOC133791896 gene encoding uncharacterized protein LOC133791896 → MVSIFSDDIENIIEVFMDDFSVYGDSFDKCLHNLTLVLKRCINTNLVLNWEKCHFMVQQGIILGHVISKKGIGVDKDKIDLIHSLPPPSDKRGSKNLVGDHLSRLIRDGDTWQLNEKFPDKKLLAPKEVIPWFANIVNYLATKELPRDLTQAQKNKIKHDAKFYIWDEPHLWKHCAYQVIRRCVPDSEFQSILAFSHSHACGGHFGPKRTTHKVLDHGFYWPTIFKDSYAYWKACDHCQRVVVDYVSKWVEAKETKVDNSKTMVEFIRSNIFVRFGTPRAIISDRGTHLCNKNIEALFWRYQVTHKVITTYHPQENGQVEVSNREVKSILEKTVNSNRKD